The Phyllostomus discolor isolate MPI-MPIP mPhyDis1 chromosome 15, mPhyDis1.pri.v3, whole genome shotgun sequence genome includes the window CTGCTGGTGCCTGAGCTCCGAGGCCCGTTTGCTCGGCGCGCGCTGAGAAGGCCCCGCAGCAGAGACCCGCCAGGATGCCGCCAGGATGCCGCAGCGCCTACACGTCTCCCCGCGTCTCTGCCGCACACCCGCCCACCAGGCGGGGGCAGCAGAGAGTCAGAGCCCGGCGAACGCCTCACCGTCCGTCGCTGTCTCGCGTGCTTCTCCGTCCACTGCCGGGCATTCTCGAGGAAGACGGGCTTGTTGTACTTGAACTCTGCGGACTGGGACAAACCCGAGTAAGAGAGtcgggggagggaaagagggccCGCCGGGGCGAGTCCCAGCGCCCGGCAGCCTCGCCGCCGGGGTCCGAGGCGCGGAGTAGGGGCACGGGCACTCACGATGTCGGCCATGAGCGGGTCGTCGGGGTTGGGCTCCGCCATGAGCAGCTGGATGGACGCCAGCACGGTGGCGATGCTGAGGGACGGCCTCCAGGCCCCCTGCGCACAGGCGGCAGGGCCTCGCGTGAGCAGGGGCGAGGGGCTGCAGCGCCCACCTGCCAGCCCCGCCCGAGGCACCGCTGCCAGCCCCGCACCCCGCTCACTCACTTTTGGCGGCAGCTTGAGAATGTCGAGGCAAATCCTCCCCGCAGAATCGATGTTTGGATGGTAGATTGGAGTCAGAAATCGGATCTGAGGCGGCTCAAACGGGTACCTTCGGAAGCACAGGGCAACAGAGGAATTTCATTAAATCGCTGCTTCTTAATCCACCACAAAGGGCTTCCCGGTGACCACGCAGAAGACAGCGGCCCCCCCCACCAGATGTTCCTCGTGGCAGGTGACAAACACCGGGGAACGTGGGAGGGTGGTGCAGCAGCactcccgcccccaccacccGGAGCAGGCCCTGTCCTGTCTCAACAGTCAGCACCCAGTCCCGACCACAGAGACTAACGCCCAGGCCCTTCAGCTCGCACGCCGCTCCATCCTCCGGCCACCGAGCTCAGCTCAGCCCTGCAGGTGCAGAATCTGACCCACACTAACCTCTCGGGGACGACCACCTCCAGCGTGAAGACGCCTTTGTCGTAAGGAGTGTTGGCCCCACCGACTATTtcttagaaggaaaaagaaaaagtgcagagaggatcagaTCATCTGAATGACCGCCCCGCGTGGTCCAGTGACGTGTTCGGCCTTATGGAGGAACTGGCGGGGATGGCGATGCTCTCAGGGCTTTAACCAGTCCCCAAAAATGTGCCATCGCCACCGCCACCATGCCCAGACAGTGAGGGCGCCAGACTGAGCACCCCGGCAGATCGGCATGAGCTGGGAAGCGCTGGGCAGACTTGCTCGTCATTCCTGTCCCCCGTCTGGCTTCGGAGGACGTTGAGACGCTGATGCCCCAACCGTGGCTACCCATCAACAAAAGTATAGCAAAGAGCCAAGAAGAGGCACCAAGCAAACCGTTTACAAATGGGGACAGCCTGGGGCAGAGGCCGCGGGGGCACTTGGAGGCCGGATGGTTCCCCGCATGCGAAGGGACAGCTGTGCACATTTCAGCACAGCCTTCGGCAGGGCCATGGgtgccccccccacacccctcccggCACCTACGGGCGCGCAGCTCTGGCTGGTCAGCGTCCTGCCAGCACGTGATGCCGGGCGGGGGTTCGGCGGCCAGCAGGCTCAGCTCTCTCCGCAGGCGCGAGGCCCTCTGCATGGTCCCTGCGCGCTCAGGGCTCGCGGGGCTCGCCCGGAGAAAAGGGCAGCTCTGAAACACAGACGTGGCTGGGGTTGGGCGCATGGTCTCCA containing:
- the UBE2T gene encoding ubiquitin-conjugating enzyme E2 T; the encoded protein is MQRASRLRRELSLLAAEPPPGITCWQDADQPELRAQIVGGANTPYDKGVFTLEVVVPERYPFEPPQIRFLTPIYHPNIDSAGRICLDILKLPPKGAWRPSLSIATVLASIQLLMAEPNPDDPLMADISAEFKYNKPVFLENARQWTEKHARQRRTAGEEEMPGAPPAAGDSAAHSTGQKRKAGQLGGREKKARPDA